A genomic region of Papaver somniferum cultivar HN1 chromosome 7, ASM357369v1, whole genome shotgun sequence contains the following coding sequences:
- the LOC113298256 gene encoding uncharacterized protein LOC113298256: MEETRVRLSHEQSSSKKMIKPLNPHLSEDICLAIFLRCPLEDIFKFKCISKVWNSNLSSPSFIYNWMQYNYSDDLPWNLLYKYESECCVAHLYSHSRLISNHSFRFLNPDKETVTPLCSSNGLVLCAKRIKIKWHYYVCNPLTQKSFLLPIPPIPHLKSATCFTCEISSVSTTYKVLRIPLPDKKRCDSYKYQIQVYAPGFEKWKVYHIPAAQGVKWGLTNYDSPVVMQGEMFYWMEKRETIIAFSETGVSELNLPGFAYNVSNLVRCLGESEGMILYARIRRRIERETLELSVWELREENFLLLHKNIPLCGLFARMNSKLDGILLNNGWGDRIQVSFSPADRNVILIGCENYVWMYNINTKVYSELRQPCSATDNYSRSCPPLALKAMPTIVPT; this comes from the coding sequence ATGGAAGAAACAAGAGTTAGGCTTTCTCACGAACAATCATCCagtaaaaaaatgataaaacccCTAAACCCTCATTTATCAGAGGATATCTGCCTTGCAATATTTCTCCGTTGCCCTTTAGAGGATATCTTTAAGTTCAAGTGTATATCAAAGGTATGGAATTCTAATCTCTCTAGCCCTAGTTTCATTTACAATTGGATGCAGTACAATTATTCTGATGATCTTCCATGGAATCTGCTATACAAATATGAAAGTGAATGTTGTGTTGCACATTTGTATTCTCACTCTCGATTGATTTCGAAtcattcttttagatttctaaaTCCAGATAAAGAGACGGTAACGCCTTTATGTTCGAGTAATGGTTTAGTCTTATGTGCCAAGAGGATAAAAATTAAGTGGCATTATTATGTTTGTAATCCACTCACCCAAAAATCGTTTTTACTTCCTATACCACCAATACCTCATTTGAAAAGTGCAACCTGTTTCACATGCGAGATTTCTTCTGTATCCACAACATACAAGGTTTTGCGTATACCCCTCCCAGATAAAAAGAGATGTGACAGTTACAAATATCAAATTCAAGTATATGCTCCTGGTTTTGAGAAATGGAAAGTCTATCATATTCCTGCTGCTCAAGGTGTCAAATGGGGACTAACTAACTATGACAGTCCTGTAGTTATGCAAGGTGAAATGTTCTATTGGATGGAAAAGAGAGAGACAATCATAGCTTTCAGTGAAACTGGTGTTTCTGAACTTAATTTACCTGGCTTTGCTTATAATGTTAGTAATTTAGTGCGCTGTCTTGGGGAATCCGAAGGAATGATCCTTTATGCTCGTATTAGAAGACGAATTGAAAGAGAGACTTTAGAACTAAGTGTTTGGGAGCTCAGGGAGGAGAACTTCCTCTTGTTGCACAAAAATATTCCATTATGTGGTCTCTTTGCAAGAATGAACAGCAAATTGGATGGTATTTTATTGAATAATGGTTGGGGTGACCGAATCCAGGTCAGTTTTAGTCCGGCAGACCGAAATGTTATTCTGATTGGTTGCGAAAATTATGTTTGGATGTACAACATAAACACCAAAGTATATTCTGAGCTCCGCCAACCTTGTTCCGCCACTGACAATTATTCACGTAGTTGTCCACCTTTAGCATTGAAGGCAATGCCGACGATAGTTCCAACTTGA
- the LOC113298254 gene encoding 60S ribosomal protein L13-1-like: MVKHNNVIPNGHFKKHWQNYVKTWFNQPARKTRRRVARQKKAVKVFPRPTSGPLRPIVHGQTLKYNMKVRAGRGFSLEELKGAGIPKKLAPTIGIAVDHRRRNKSLEGLQTNVQRLKTYKAKLVVFPRRAGKPKNGDSTAEELASATQVTGDFMPITRERPEIELVKVTKEMKSVKAYQKLRLERTNKRHMGKRLKRAAEAEKEDKK; encoded by the exons ATGGTGAAGCATAACAATGTTATCCCCAATGGTCACTTCAAGAAGCATTGGCAAAACTATGTGAAAACATGGTTTAACCAACCTGCTCGCAAAACCAGGAGACGTGTTG CTCGTCAAAAGAAGGCTGTGAAAGTTTTCCCTAGGCCAACATCAGGACCTCTTCGCCCTATTGTTCATGGGCAAACCCTCAAGTACAACATGAAAGTCAGGGCAGGCAGGGGTTTCTCTCTAGAAGAACTCAAG GGTGCTGGAATTCCCAAAAAGCTTGCTCCTACTATTGGTATTGCTGTGGACCACAGGCGTAGAAACAAGTCATTGGAAGGGCTACAAACCAATGTTCAGCGTCTTAAGACATACAAGGCCAAACTGGTTGTCTTCCCAAGGCGTGCAGGCAAACCTAAG AACGGTGACTCTACTGCTGAGGAGTTGGCATCAGCTACTCAGGTAACTGGTGACTTCATGCCCATCACCCGTGAGAGGCCAGAAATTGAGCTTGTGAAGGTGACAAAGGAGATGAAGTCTGTCAAAGCTTACCAGAAGCTTCGTTTGGAACGTACCAACAAGCGACACATGGGAAAGAGGTTGAAGAGAGCAGCTGaggcagagaaggaggacaagaagTAG